TCGTTTTGAAGTTGTCCGGTCTCTTGCCAAATATTGTGTCACGTTTGAGCCCGAGACGGAAATCCCTCCACCTCATCTCCTCGGCCCTGCACATCGGCGACCTACTCCCTATATTTATACTGATCAGGAAATTACTTTGTTACTTGATATGGCAAATGGATTGCAGCCCCAAAAGGGATTACGCCCTGCAACGATGCATTGCCTACTTGGGCTATTGGCTTCAACTGGCTTACGCATCTCTGAGGCACTGCGACTGAACCGTAACGATGTTGACCTCCATCAAGGCGTATTGAAAATACGGGAGACCAAATTCCGCAAATCCAGATATGTGCCAGTGCATCAAATGGTTTGTGAAGCATTATCCAATTATGCTACTTTTCGAGATCAGCGATTGCCTGTTGTAGATAATCCCATTTTTTTTCTGCTTGATAATGGTAAACCATTCCAATATCGGCAGGTTCTGTACGCTTTTCATTGTATTCGGGCAAAGCTCGGCTGGGATACTTGCCTCAATGGTTTTCGTCCCAGACTTTATGATCTTCGACATACCTTTGTCTGCAAAAGGTTGCTTACCTGGTATAAAAAAAACGCCGATATTGATCATATGCTCCCACTGCTGTCCACTTATTTGGGCCATGCAAAGGTGAGTGATACCTATTGGTATCTTACCGGCATCCCCGAACTGATGGC
The window above is part of the Desulfotignum balticum DSM 7044 genome. Proteins encoded here:
- a CDS encoding tyrosine-type recombinase/integrase, whose protein sequence is MSKWSSMKKRVESYLHTRRSVGYNLHTEGAQLQRFACFADKQDHQGHITIDLAVDWANNTLKSNQIGRARRFEVVRSLAKYCVTFEPETEIPPPHLLGPAHRRPTPYIYTDQEITLLLDMANGLQPQKGLRPATMHCLLGLLASTGLRISEALRLNRNDVDLHQGVLKIRETKFRKSRYVPVHQMVCEALSNYATFRDQRLPVVDNPIFFLLDNGKPFQYRQVLYAFHCIRAKLGWDTCLNGFRPRLYDLRHTFVCKRLLTWYKKNADIDHMLPLLSTYLGHAKVSDTYWYLTGIPELMAIAVERFEQQSHLNSMRGAL